In one Dunckerocampus dactyliophorus isolate RoL2022-P2 chromosome 9, RoL_Ddac_1.1, whole genome shotgun sequence genomic region, the following are encoded:
- the lacc1 gene encoding purine nucleoside phosphorylase LACC1 isoform X3 translates to MCAVVLLDLAHACRCGCTDRLLSEEAAAHAHLFVLLGGGDVTETPVVAYGDARLLDSRSTAECVYRLKRAADDLDVHVMRVITSERGRERLLRYQQLLFTALYNFTYRLGCPRPAHTHSPEDEEEDVTSFLHTLPALGGPVRLLTSSLIPADCFGHGFSTRSGGVSYIPSLSSLNLFSSSRRRDPPAVVQENRRRLALHAGFHPRPLHLAKVKHSNQVWIMGEAEPESYDAIVTDRPGQVVAAPGADCIPIIFVDPVSKVVGVAHAGWRGTQMGVAMATVEAMVTHFGCQAKNILVVLGPSVGACCFTLEQEQASNFHQDCVTDPQSATPHVNIRLANRLLLQRGGVLPEHIHDDTVTDRSHVTPCTCCHPGDFFSHARDGPNFGTQVGFVWIKEVGTSH, encoded by the exons ATGTGCGCGGTCGTGCTGCTCGATCTCGCGCACGCGTGCCGCTGCGGGTGCACTGACCGGCTGCTGAGCGAGGAGGCCGCCGCGCACGCGCACTTATTCGTGTTGCTCGGCGGGGGTGACGTCACGGAGACGCCGGTGGTCGCGTACGGGGACGCGCGCCTTCTGGACTCGCGCTCCACGGCCGAGTGCGTGTACAGGCTAAAGCGGGCGGCAGACGACCTGGACGTGCACGTGATGCGTGTCATCACGAGTGAGCGGGGTCGAGAGCGGCTCCTTCGGTACCAGCAGCTGCTCTTTACCGCTCTTTACAACTTCACCTACAGGTTGGGATGCCCCCGCCCTGCCCATACGCACTCAcctgaggatgaggaggaagacgTCACTTCTTTTCTGCACACACTTCCGGCGCTGGGCGGACCCGTCAGATTGCTAACGTCATCGCTGATCCCAG caGACTGCTTTGGCCATGGTTTCAGCACGCGTTCAGGGGGCGTGTCCTACATTCCCTCCTTGTCCTCCTTGAACTTgttcagcagcagcaggaggcgTGATCCCCCCGCTGTGGTGCAGGAGAACAGACGGCGGCTGGCACTCCATGCCGGATTCCACCCGCGCCCCCTCCACCTGGCCAAG GTCAAACATTCCAACCAGGTGTGGATCATGGGCGAAGCTGAGCCAGAGAGCTATGACGCCATCGTGACCGATCGGCCGGGGCAGGTAGTGGCCGCTCCAGGCGCCGACTGCATCCCAATCATCTTTGTTGATCCGGTGTCGAAGGTGGTCGGCGTCGCTCACGCAG GATGGAGAGGAACCCAGATgggggttgccatggcaacagtggAGGCCATGGTGACGCACTTTGGTTGCCAGGCTAAGAACATTCTGGTGGTCCTGGGACCATCGGTGGGGGCGTGTTGTTTCACGCTGGAGCAAGAGCAGGCATCAAACTTCCATCAGGACTGCGTTACTGACCCCCAGTCAGCCACGCCGCACGTCAACATCCGCCTGGCCAACAG GCTCCTCCTACAGAGGGGCGGGGTCCTGCCGGAGCATATCCATGATGACACGGTGACAGACAGGTCGCATGTGACGCCGTGCACTTGCTGCCACCCCGGTGACTTCTTCTCACACGCCCGAGACGGACCCAACTTCGGCACCCAGGTGGGCTTTGTGTGGATCAAGGAGGTGGGAACGTCCCACTGA
- the lacc1 gene encoding purine nucleoside phosphorylase LACC1 isoform X1: MCAVVLLDLAHACRCGCTDRLLSEEAAAHAHLFVLLGGGDVTETPVVAYGDARLLDSRSTAECVYRLKRAADDLDVHVMRVITSERGRERLLRYQQLLFTALYNFTYRLGCPRPAHTHSPEDEEEDVTSFLHTLPALGGPVRLLTSSLIPADCFGHGFSTRSGGVSYIPSLSSLNLFSSSRRRDPPAVVQENRRRLALHAGFHPRPLHLAKVSHCVRKNSLTAPSTKRIRAPLLQVKHSNQVWIMGEAEPESYDAIVTDRPGQVVAAPGADCIPIIFVDPVSKVVGVAHAGWRGTQMGVAMATVEAMVTHFGCQAKNILVVLGPSVGACCFTLEQEQASNFHQDCVTDPQSATPHVNIRLANRLLLQRGGVLPEHIHDDTVTDRSHVTPCTCCHPGDFFSHARDGPNFGTQVGFVWIKEVGTSH, encoded by the exons ATGTGCGCGGTCGTGCTGCTCGATCTCGCGCACGCGTGCCGCTGCGGGTGCACTGACCGGCTGCTGAGCGAGGAGGCCGCCGCGCACGCGCACTTATTCGTGTTGCTCGGCGGGGGTGACGTCACGGAGACGCCGGTGGTCGCGTACGGGGACGCGCGCCTTCTGGACTCGCGCTCCACGGCCGAGTGCGTGTACAGGCTAAAGCGGGCGGCAGACGACCTGGACGTGCACGTGATGCGTGTCATCACGAGTGAGCGGGGTCGAGAGCGGCTCCTTCGGTACCAGCAGCTGCTCTTTACCGCTCTTTACAACTTCACCTACAGGTTGGGATGCCCCCGCCCTGCCCATACGCACTCAcctgaggatgaggaggaagacgTCACTTCTTTTCTGCACACACTTCCGGCGCTGGGCGGACCCGTCAGATTGCTAACGTCATCGCTGATCCCAG caGACTGCTTTGGCCATGGTTTCAGCACGCGTTCAGGGGGCGTGTCCTACATTCCCTCCTTGTCCTCCTTGAACTTgttcagcagcagcaggaggcgTGATCCCCCCGCTGTGGTGCAGGAGAACAGACGGCGGCTGGCACTCCATGCCGGATTCCACCCGCGCCCCCTCCACCTGGCCAAGGTCAGTCATTGCGTCCGGAAGAACTCCTTGACTGCTCCGTCCACTAAGAGGATACGTGCTCCGCTGCTGCAGGTCAAACATTCCAACCAGGTGTGGATCATGGGCGAAGCTGAGCCAGAGAGCTATGACGCCATCGTGACCGATCGGCCGGGGCAGGTAGTGGCCGCTCCAGGCGCCGACTGCATCCCAATCATCTTTGTTGATCCGGTGTCGAAGGTGGTCGGCGTCGCTCACGCAG GATGGAGAGGAACCCAGATgggggttgccatggcaacagtggAGGCCATGGTGACGCACTTTGGTTGCCAGGCTAAGAACATTCTGGTGGTCCTGGGACCATCGGTGGGGGCGTGTTGTTTCACGCTGGAGCAAGAGCAGGCATCAAACTTCCATCAGGACTGCGTTACTGACCCCCAGTCAGCCACGCCGCACGTCAACATCCGCCTGGCCAACAG GCTCCTCCTACAGAGGGGCGGGGTCCTGCCGGAGCATATCCATGATGACACGGTGACAGACAGGTCGCATGTGACGCCGTGCACTTGCTGCCACCCCGGTGACTTCTTCTCACACGCCCGAGACGGACCCAACTTCGGCACCCAGGTGGGCTTTGTGTGGATCAAGGAGGTGGGAACGTCCCACTGA
- the lacc1 gene encoding purine nucleoside phosphorylase LACC1 isoform X2: MCAVVLLDLAHACRCGCTDRLLSEEAAAHAHLFVLLGGGDVTETPVVAYGDARLLDSRSTAECVYRLKRAADDLDVHVMRVITSERGRERLLRYQQLLFTALYNFTYRLGCPRPAHTHSPEDEEEDVTSFLHTLPALGGPVRLLTSSLIPDCFGHGFSTRSGGVSYIPSLSSLNLFSSSRRRDPPAVVQENRRRLALHAGFHPRPLHLAKVSHCVRKNSLTAPSTKRIRAPLLQVKHSNQVWIMGEAEPESYDAIVTDRPGQVVAAPGADCIPIIFVDPVSKVVGVAHAGWRGTQMGVAMATVEAMVTHFGCQAKNILVVLGPSVGACCFTLEQEQASNFHQDCVTDPQSATPHVNIRLANRLLLQRGGVLPEHIHDDTVTDRSHVTPCTCCHPGDFFSHARDGPNFGTQVGFVWIKEVGTSH, from the exons ATGTGCGCGGTCGTGCTGCTCGATCTCGCGCACGCGTGCCGCTGCGGGTGCACTGACCGGCTGCTGAGCGAGGAGGCCGCCGCGCACGCGCACTTATTCGTGTTGCTCGGCGGGGGTGACGTCACGGAGACGCCGGTGGTCGCGTACGGGGACGCGCGCCTTCTGGACTCGCGCTCCACGGCCGAGTGCGTGTACAGGCTAAAGCGGGCGGCAGACGACCTGGACGTGCACGTGATGCGTGTCATCACGAGTGAGCGGGGTCGAGAGCGGCTCCTTCGGTACCAGCAGCTGCTCTTTACCGCTCTTTACAACTTCACCTACAGGTTGGGATGCCCCCGCCCTGCCCATACGCACTCAcctgaggatgaggaggaagacgTCACTTCTTTTCTGCACACACTTCCGGCGCTGGGCGGACCCGTCAGATTGCTAACGTCATCGCTGATCCCAG ACTGCTTTGGCCATGGTTTCAGCACGCGTTCAGGGGGCGTGTCCTACATTCCCTCCTTGTCCTCCTTGAACTTgttcagcagcagcaggaggcgTGATCCCCCCGCTGTGGTGCAGGAGAACAGACGGCGGCTGGCACTCCATGCCGGATTCCACCCGCGCCCCCTCCACCTGGCCAAGGTCAGTCATTGCGTCCGGAAGAACTCCTTGACTGCTCCGTCCACTAAGAGGATACGTGCTCCGCTGCTGCAGGTCAAACATTCCAACCAGGTGTGGATCATGGGCGAAGCTGAGCCAGAGAGCTATGACGCCATCGTGACCGATCGGCCGGGGCAGGTAGTGGCCGCTCCAGGCGCCGACTGCATCCCAATCATCTTTGTTGATCCGGTGTCGAAGGTGGTCGGCGTCGCTCACGCAG GATGGAGAGGAACCCAGATgggggttgccatggcaacagtggAGGCCATGGTGACGCACTTTGGTTGCCAGGCTAAGAACATTCTGGTGGTCCTGGGACCATCGGTGGGGGCGTGTTGTTTCACGCTGGAGCAAGAGCAGGCATCAAACTTCCATCAGGACTGCGTTACTGACCCCCAGTCAGCCACGCCGCACGTCAACATCCGCCTGGCCAACAG GCTCCTCCTACAGAGGGGCGGGGTCCTGCCGGAGCATATCCATGATGACACGGTGACAGACAGGTCGCATGTGACGCCGTGCACTTGCTGCCACCCCGGTGACTTCTTCTCACACGCCCGAGACGGACCCAACTTCGGCACCCAGGTGGGCTTTGTGTGGATCAAGGAGGTGGGAACGTCCCACTGA
- the lacc1 gene encoding purine nucleoside phosphorylase LACC1 isoform X4, with protein sequence MCAVVLLDLAHACRCGCTDRLLSEEAAAHAHLFVLLGGGDVTETPVVAYGDARLLDSRSTAECVYRLKRAADDLDVHVMRVITSERGRERLLRYQQLLFTALYNFTYRLGCPRPAHTHSPEDEEEDVTSFLHTLPALGGPVRLLTSSLIPDCFGHGFSTRSGGVSYIPSLSSLNLFSSSRRRDPPAVVQENRRRLALHAGFHPRPLHLAKVKHSNQVWIMGEAEPESYDAIVTDRPGQVVAAPGADCIPIIFVDPVSKVVGVAHAGWRGTQMGVAMATVEAMVTHFGCQAKNILVVLGPSVGACCFTLEQEQASNFHQDCVTDPQSATPHVNIRLANRLLLQRGGVLPEHIHDDTVTDRSHVTPCTCCHPGDFFSHARDGPNFGTQVGFVWIKEVGTSH encoded by the exons ATGTGCGCGGTCGTGCTGCTCGATCTCGCGCACGCGTGCCGCTGCGGGTGCACTGACCGGCTGCTGAGCGAGGAGGCCGCCGCGCACGCGCACTTATTCGTGTTGCTCGGCGGGGGTGACGTCACGGAGACGCCGGTGGTCGCGTACGGGGACGCGCGCCTTCTGGACTCGCGCTCCACGGCCGAGTGCGTGTACAGGCTAAAGCGGGCGGCAGACGACCTGGACGTGCACGTGATGCGTGTCATCACGAGTGAGCGGGGTCGAGAGCGGCTCCTTCGGTACCAGCAGCTGCTCTTTACCGCTCTTTACAACTTCACCTACAGGTTGGGATGCCCCCGCCCTGCCCATACGCACTCAcctgaggatgaggaggaagacgTCACTTCTTTTCTGCACACACTTCCGGCGCTGGGCGGACCCGTCAGATTGCTAACGTCATCGCTGATCCCAG ACTGCTTTGGCCATGGTTTCAGCACGCGTTCAGGGGGCGTGTCCTACATTCCCTCCTTGTCCTCCTTGAACTTgttcagcagcagcaggaggcgTGATCCCCCCGCTGTGGTGCAGGAGAACAGACGGCGGCTGGCACTCCATGCCGGATTCCACCCGCGCCCCCTCCACCTGGCCAAG GTCAAACATTCCAACCAGGTGTGGATCATGGGCGAAGCTGAGCCAGAGAGCTATGACGCCATCGTGACCGATCGGCCGGGGCAGGTAGTGGCCGCTCCAGGCGCCGACTGCATCCCAATCATCTTTGTTGATCCGGTGTCGAAGGTGGTCGGCGTCGCTCACGCAG GATGGAGAGGAACCCAGATgggggttgccatggcaacagtggAGGCCATGGTGACGCACTTTGGTTGCCAGGCTAAGAACATTCTGGTGGTCCTGGGACCATCGGTGGGGGCGTGTTGTTTCACGCTGGAGCAAGAGCAGGCATCAAACTTCCATCAGGACTGCGTTACTGACCCCCAGTCAGCCACGCCGCACGTCAACATCCGCCTGGCCAACAG GCTCCTCCTACAGAGGGGCGGGGTCCTGCCGGAGCATATCCATGATGACACGGTGACAGACAGGTCGCATGTGACGCCGTGCACTTGCTGCCACCCCGGTGACTTCTTCTCACACGCCCGAGACGGACCCAACTTCGGCACCCAGGTGGGCTTTGTGTGGATCAAGGAGGTGGGAACGTCCCACTGA